Proteins encoded by one window of Thermococcus sp. Bubb.Bath:
- a CDS encoding DEAD/DEAH box helicase: MHPLLKKVIKERFGRLNRLQQDAFREVSSGKSVLIIAPTGSGKTEAAVIPVFNEILENGLKPISVLYIAPLKALNRDLLERLEWWGEKLGITVEVRHGDTSAYRKAKQTKNPPQMLIITPETLGVILTVKSLRKHLVNVKFVIVDEIAELVDNKRGAQLLLGLERLAEIADFRRIGMTATVGNEEEVREWLKADVIVKPNWRKVYRFHVLYPTPTEEDEKLGQELSLSPEIAARLRLLWEIVERHGKALIFTNTRQFAEILAHRLKAWGKPVEVHHGSLSKEARIKAEKGLKEGRIRALICTSSMELGIDIGDVDVVVQYMSPRQVNRLVQRAGRAKHHIGEVSEAYVITSNVEDYLQSLVIAKHALEGRFEAVEPIGGLDVLAHFVVGLLVEYKRLPRERPYEIARRAYVYRDLSWEDYLDTLKVLEDARIIGYDEETDLLYMRRGAFQYYYENLSTIPDEVSWRVFDARSGHIIGRLDERFVMDLEEGMDFVMNGRSWVVLEIDDESKLLKVRESPSIESAIPSWEGEMIPVPFSVAFAVGRLKRELSFDFKNALSLLEGVEFSEEELKRAFEEIKSEPFSTDRDIFVESTPKTLVIHADFGNRANEALGRIVHSLLILRYGRVFSVRVQAHAIVFKTPFQLNPDEVKRYLYQEPESVEFIVARALRDSHAYRWRMLNVAKRFGALRGDAKIRRVERLFEGTVIERETLNELYHDKVDVKKAELVLEMLKSGPLRVKTVLKREPSTLARLNMTVGGEFLLSGTLERDEVLELFKNRLLDHEVVLVCTNCGWHSKTKVARLRSIRERKCPRCGSKMLAVAHPIDAEEFLPVLEKVRHGKPLERKEERVYGKLLKAADLVDSYGFDAVLALASYGTGPDTAARILSQYREDALLVALMERERQFIRTRRFWVDKKSEDDKEANTDQS, from the coding sequence ATGCACCCTCTACTCAAGAAGGTCATCAAAGAGCGCTTTGGGAGGCTCAACAGACTCCAGCAGGATGCTTTCCGAGAGGTTAGCTCTGGGAAGAGCGTTCTAATCATAGCCCCCACCGGTTCCGGAAAGACTGAGGCCGCTGTCATTCCAGTCTTCAACGAAATCCTTGAGAATGGGTTAAAGCCGATTTCCGTGCTCTACATTGCGCCGCTCAAGGCCCTCAACAGGGATCTCCTTGAGAGGCTCGAATGGTGGGGAGAGAAGCTCGGAATAACCGTCGAGGTGCGCCACGGGGACACCTCGGCTTACAGGAAGGCGAAGCAGACAAAGAACCCACCGCAGATGCTCATCATAACCCCAGAGACCCTCGGCGTGATTTTGACAGTTAAATCACTCCGAAAACACTTGGTCAATGTCAAGTTCGTTATTGTGGATGAGATAGCCGAGCTCGTTGATAACAAGCGCGGTGCCCAGCTCCTCCTTGGTCTCGAGAGGCTAGCCGAGATAGCGGATTTTCGAAGAATCGGGATGACAGCGACAGTAGGCAACGAGGAGGAAGTGAGGGAGTGGCTAAAGGCGGACGTCATAGTCAAGCCAAACTGGAGGAAGGTCTACCGCTTCCACGTGCTTTATCCAACCCCCACAGAGGAGGACGAAAAGCTCGGCCAGGAGCTGAGCCTCTCGCCGGAGATAGCGGCGCGTCTGAGGCTCCTCTGGGAAATAGTCGAGAGGCACGGAAAGGCCCTCATCTTCACAAACACGAGGCAGTTCGCCGAAATCCTCGCCCACAGGCTCAAGGCCTGGGGTAAACCAGTTGAAGTCCACCACGGCTCGCTCTCCAAGGAGGCGCGCATTAAAGCGGAGAAAGGCCTGAAAGAGGGCAGAATAAGGGCGCTGATCTGCACCTCATCGATGGAGCTCGGCATAGACATCGGCGACGTCGACGTTGTTGTCCAGTACATGAGCCCGAGGCAGGTTAACAGGCTCGTCCAGAGGGCCGGAAGGGCAAAGCACCACATTGGGGAAGTCAGCGAGGCCTACGTGATAACCTCCAACGTTGAGGACTATCTGCAGAGTTTAGTCATAGCCAAGCACGCTCTCGAAGGCCGCTTTGAGGCGGTGGAACCGATCGGCGGGCTGGACGTTCTGGCCCACTTCGTCGTTGGTCTGCTCGTTGAGTACAAGCGACTTCCGAGGGAGAGGCCCTACGAGATAGCGAGAAGGGCCTACGTTTACAGGGATTTGAGCTGGGAAGACTACCTGGACACGCTCAAGGTGCTCGAAGACGCCCGGATAATAGGCTACGACGAGGAAACCGACCTGCTCTACATGCGCAGGGGTGCTTTCCAGTACTACTACGAGAACCTCTCAACGATACCCGACGAGGTCTCCTGGAGGGTTTTCGATGCCCGGAGCGGCCACATAATCGGAAGGCTGGACGAGAGGTTCGTCATGGATCTGGAAGAAGGGATGGACTTCGTCATGAACGGACGGAGCTGGGTGGTTCTGGAGATAGACGACGAGTCGAAGCTCCTCAAGGTTCGCGAGAGCCCGAGCATCGAGAGCGCCATACCGAGCTGGGAGGGAGAGATGATACCCGTTCCCTTCAGCGTTGCCTTCGCCGTCGGCAGGCTGAAGAGGGAGCTGAGCTTTGACTTCAAAAACGCGCTCTCCCTCCTTGAGGGAGTGGAGTTCAGTGAGGAGGAGCTGAAAAGGGCGTTTGAGGAGATAAAGAGCGAGCCTTTCTCGACCGACAGGGACATCTTTGTGGAGAGCACTCCGAAAACGCTCGTCATCCACGCTGACTTCGGCAACAGGGCGAACGAAGCACTCGGAAGAATAGTTCATTCCCTTTTAATCCTCCGCTATGGGCGAGTGTTCTCGGTCAGGGTGCAGGCCCACGCGATAGTCTTCAAGACTCCTTTCCAGCTTAACCCCGATGAGGTCAAGCGCTACCTCTACCAGGAGCCGGAGAGCGTTGAGTTCATCGTGGCGAGGGCTTTGAGGGACTCTCACGCCTACCGCTGGAGGATGCTGAACGTTGCGAAGCGCTTCGGGGCCCTGAGGGGGGATGCGAAGATAAGGAGGGTGGAGAGGCTCTTCGAGGGGACTGTCATTGAGAGAGAAACGCTGAACGAGCTGTACCACGATAAGGTTGATGTGAAGAAGGCCGAGCTTGTTCTTGAGATGCTGAAGAGCGGCCCACTTAGGGTGAAGACAGTTTTGAAGAGGGAGCCCTCGACCCTTGCCCGGCTGAACATGACCGTTGGCGGAGAGTTCCTTCTGAGCGGGACCCTTGAGAGGGATGAAGTCCTCGAGCTGTTCAAGAACAGGCTCCTCGACCATGAGGTCGTCCTGGTCTGCACTAACTGCGGCTGGCACTCGAAGACGAAGGTCGCCCGCCTGAGGAGCATAAGGGAAAGGAAGTGCCCGCGCTGCGGCTCGAAGATGCTTGCTGTTGCCCACCCTATAGACGCTGAGGAGTTCCTGCCGGTTCTGGAGAAGGTCAGGCACGGGAAGCCGCTTGAGAGGAAGGAGGAACGGGTTTACGGGAAGCTTTTGAAGGCCGCGGACCTAGTGGATTCCTACGGCTTCGATGCCGTTCTGGCCCTGGCGAGCTACGGAACCGGGCCGGACACCGCCGCGAGGATTCTGAGCCAGTACAGAGAGGACGCCCTTCTGGTCGCCCTAATGGAGCGCGAGAGGCAGTTTATAAGAACGAGGCGGTTCTGGGTTGATAAGAAAAGTGAAGATGATAAAGAAGCGAATACAGACCAATCCTGA
- a CDS encoding ATP-binding protein, translated as MVKKSRKGMFDREYEFNQLVGTIEDGVPLIVLTGIRRIGKTALAKVLLNEIDFPGAYVDVRKLWSLRNSVTPDDLKGEIIKSLVSRKRYTPVLELLKSLGGVRVGSVGIEFRERESTLMDLLDDLEKSGKKTVLVFDEAQYLRYSKHDYTSLLASLNDNYENLIVILTGSEIQILEEFLGFNNRYSPLYKREHEIVHLERFSRDESLSYLRTGFKEVGMDVPDKELEDAVETLDGIVGWLREYGWMRYRGKSHPIAIEEVFQRAKRDIIDELSRYSPRYLRVMLAVAEGYHSWRAVKGYVEVMEGREVNKGTLYTEIKNLIRYGYLEKRGNEYHIVDPVIERALRHPT; from the coding sequence ATGGTAAAGAAATCTCGGAAGGGTATGTTTGATAGGGAGTACGAGTTTAACCAGCTTGTAGGAACCATTGAGGACGGCGTTCCACTGATTGTCCTTACCGGAATTCGTAGAATCGGAAAAACCGCCCTAGCAAAGGTTCTTCTTAATGAAATTGATTTTCCCGGCGCCTATGTCGACGTGAGAAAACTTTGGAGCCTCAGGAACTCCGTAACCCCTGACGACCTCAAGGGAGAGATAATAAAAAGTCTCGTGTCCCGAAAGAGATATACTCCGGTTCTAGAACTCCTTAAATCCCTGGGGGGTGTGAGAGTTGGAAGTGTCGGAATTGAATTTCGAGAGCGAGAGAGCACGCTCATGGACCTTCTCGACGATCTGGAGAAATCGGGAAAGAAAACGGTGCTGGTATTTGATGAAGCCCAGTACCTAAGGTACTCCAAACATGATTACACATCTCTCCTGGCATCTCTCAATGATAACTACGAGAACCTCATCGTCATTCTGACGGGTTCTGAAATCCAGATACTGGAAGAGTTTTTGGGCTTCAACAACCGCTATTCCCCTCTCTACAAAAGAGAACACGAAATAGTGCACCTAGAGCGCTTCAGCAGGGATGAGAGCCTTTCTTACCTGCGGACGGGGTTTAAGGAAGTCGGGATGGATGTTCCTGATAAAGAACTGGAAGATGCAGTGGAAACCCTCGATGGCATAGTGGGGTGGCTGAGGGAGTACGGATGGATGAGATACCGCGGAAAAAGTCACCCCATTGCGATAGAGGAGGTTTTCCAGAGGGCAAAAAGGGATATAATAGACGAGCTCTCGAGGTATTCACCAAGATACCTAAGGGTTATGCTGGCCGTTGCTGAGGGCTACCACTCATGGAGGGCGGTGAAAGGATACGTGGAAGTGATGGAGGGCAGGGAGGTAAACAAAGGGACGCTGTACACGGAAATAAAGAACTTAATCCGCTATGGATACCTGGAGAAAAGGGGAAATGAATACCACATAGTGGACCCGGTCATCGAAAGGGCGCTGAGGCACCCAACCTAA
- a CDS encoding YchF/TatD family DNA exonuclease, translated as MIDAHCHIEMFKSTAGEVAEESRRHLKAVVDSITEYRKFHVWKSWELLKPHFGFVFPTLGYAPNEARRGNWEKVKRVEEFIREHADEIVAVGEIGLDFYYAKTEEERRNQREIFNHFLNLAVELDKPVVLHARDAEREVFEAIQKAGVKAYFHSYSGPAELALEITENGHIIGINTGIDFIPEVRKAAEVLPLESIVVETDAPYMSPYKGEKNYPWNVEYAVRRIAEIKGLEFGEVERTTERNAVEFFRLRLKD; from the coding sequence ATGATAGACGCCCACTGCCACATCGAGATGTTCAAGAGCACTGCTGGAGAGGTAGCTGAGGAGAGCAGGAGGCACCTCAAGGCCGTAGTGGACTCAATAACCGAATACCGCAAGTTCCACGTCTGGAAGAGCTGGGAGCTTTTAAAGCCCCACTTCGGCTTCGTCTTTCCAACACTCGGCTACGCGCCGAACGAGGCGAGGAGGGGAAACTGGGAAAAAGTCAAGCGGGTGGAGGAGTTCATAAGGGAGCACGCCGACGAGATAGTGGCCGTTGGCGAGATAGGCCTGGACTTCTACTACGCCAAAACCGAGGAAGAAAGGAGGAATCAGCGGGAGATTTTCAACCACTTCCTAAATCTTGCCGTCGAGCTCGACAAGCCGGTCGTTCTCCATGCGCGCGACGCCGAGAGGGAGGTTTTCGAGGCCATTCAGAAAGCTGGAGTTAAAGCCTACTTCCACTCCTACAGCGGGCCGGCGGAGCTGGCACTGGAGATAACAGAGAACGGCCACATCATCGGGATAAACACAGGCATAGACTTTATCCCAGAGGTGAGGAAGGCCGCTGAAGTGCTTCCCCTTGAAAGCATCGTCGTTGAGACGGACGCTCCGTACATGAGCCCGTACAAGGGCGAGAAGAACTACCCATGGAACGTGGAGTACGCGGTAAGGAGGATAGCAGAGATAAAGGGGCTGGAGTTCGGAGAGGTTGAGAGAACAACGGAGAGGAACGCGGTTGAGTTCTTTAGGCTGAGATTGAAGGATTAG
- a CDS encoding DUF835 domain-containing protein translates to MVAYSKSELKAYMKKVIDTLKYLSPKEILSYAIFNEADEVEYYRKLAEHARRESVKVLFIQMADESQEHHDRLYKLFKELYPDEEPVKIDAPPVEVAPFYPKFETVDDYIEALEYCMQSELFAKETYEILALKALNEESKVLFSQLAQMETDHYRRIKKLYDLLARFRKRKILPEEIEPGGYIFDDRTKARYLSLDLITKNRTGYVFTREHPEKAKEWFKREDVEVIWITNVPGKGRIPPKMLVDSESALCQLLENEKTVVLLENLEGLIAISGFNEVFECISKLRDIAISAGSYLIVHAKEDALEAKEWELLKSELTFIE, encoded by the coding sequence ATGGTAGCCTATTCAAAATCCGAGCTTAAAGCTTATATGAAAAAGGTTATCGATACTCTCAAATACCTCTCCCCAAAAGAGATATTGAGTTATGCCATCTTCAACGAGGCGGACGAGGTTGAATACTACCGCAAGCTCGCGGAACACGCGAGGAGGGAGAGCGTTAAGGTTCTTTTCATACAGATGGCGGACGAGAGCCAAGAGCACCACGACAGGCTCTACAAGCTGTTCAAGGAGCTTTATCCTGATGAAGAACCCGTTAAAATAGACGCCCCGCCCGTGGAAGTGGCTCCTTTTTATCCCAAATTTGAGACTGTCGATGACTACATCGAGGCTCTAGAGTACTGTATGCAAAGCGAACTATTTGCCAAGGAAACCTATGAAATCCTGGCCCTTAAAGCCCTAAACGAGGAGTCAAAGGTCTTGTTCTCCCAGCTGGCCCAAATGGAGACAGACCACTACAGGCGCATTAAAAAGCTGTATGACCTTCTGGCTAGATTTAGGAAGAGGAAAATCCTCCCGGAGGAAATCGAGCCCGGCGGCTATATATTCGACGACCGCACTAAGGCGAGGTACCTCTCCCTCGACCTCATAACTAAGAACAGAACGGGATACGTCTTCACAAGGGAGCATCCCGAGAAGGCAAAAGAATGGTTCAAACGTGAGGACGTAGAAGTAATCTGGATAACAAACGTTCCTGGAAAGGGAAGGATACCACCCAAAATGCTAGTAGATTCTGAGAGCGCTCTCTGTCAGCTCCTTGAAAACGAAAAAACCGTGGTTCTCCTTGAGAACCTTGAAGGACTTATCGCGATATCCGGCTTCAATGAGGTATTCGAATGCATCTCCAAGCTCCGTGACATAGCTATAAGCGCTGGCTCCTACCTCATCGTCCACGCGAAGGAAGATGCCTTGGAGGCAAAGGAATGGGAACTGTTGAAGTCGGAGCTAACCTTCATCGAGTAA
- a CDS encoding dihydropteroate synthase-like protein, with protein MENPRRILLVTGRLAEPLVRKYGEGCDVLVTPVSVAAFLTPELIVRYLEKAGVKSEDYDLILIPGLVRGSAQLIEDELDIPAFKGPRNAMDLPQVLKALGEGFKLSREVPADDLFSFDALKRVEDIRNRTRNRNYIEEALKKPWNVLIGDLPAGRDFPARILGEVVDAPKLGVEKTVEKALYYLHEGADIIDIGMVAGETNLGFIEEIPEIRERIGEAGFDVPISFDSLNTSEIERALDYADLFLSVDESNLNALVTEKPVVLIPTNQREGYFPTKPAKRVEFLGRLKEKALDLGYRRVIPDLILEHVPHLARSVTAFQLYRERNPDDVLLAGVGNVVELYDADSAGMNALLAGIAKELSINLLLTTEVSAKAKGSVRELRRAIDMNLFDLPKDLGFGLLILKEKRETEWRFEPAGEVVKARERPVELEPVYFRIWLEGGRIWVNVHRSTETVLTIVGDEPNAIIDTILERFEISPRHAFYLGRELERAYTALKLRRSYTQEVQLFGEFYMDTKTEKV; from the coding sequence ATGGAGAACCCCAGAAGAATTCTCCTCGTAACCGGCAGGCTCGCCGAACCCCTCGTGAGGAAGTACGGTGAGGGCTGCGACGTCCTTGTAACCCCCGTTAGCGTTGCGGCTTTTCTCACCCCAGAGCTAATCGTGAGATACCTGGAGAAAGCTGGAGTAAAAAGCGAGGATTATGACCTCATTCTGATTCCTGGCCTTGTTAGGGGCTCTGCTCAACTCATTGAGGACGAGCTTGATATTCCTGCCTTCAAAGGCCCGAGGAACGCGATGGATTTACCACAGGTCTTGAAGGCCCTTGGGGAGGGCTTCAAGCTCAGCAGGGAAGTTCCAGCGGACGACCTATTCTCCTTCGATGCGCTCAAGAGGGTGGAGGACATCAGGAACAGGACGAGGAACAGGAACTACATTGAGGAAGCCCTGAAGAAGCCCTGGAACGTCCTCATTGGGGACCTTCCAGCGGGAAGGGACTTCCCGGCTAGGATTCTGGGTGAGGTCGTGGACGCTCCCAAGCTCGGCGTTGAGAAGACTGTGGAGAAAGCTCTCTACTACCTTCATGAAGGTGCCGACATAATCGATATCGGTATGGTCGCCGGCGAGACCAACCTCGGTTTTATCGAGGAGATTCCCGAAATCCGCGAGCGGATTGGGGAAGCTGGTTTCGACGTCCCAATCAGCTTCGACTCGCTAAACACGTCCGAAATCGAGAGGGCACTTGACTATGCCGACCTCTTTTTGAGTGTGGATGAGAGCAACCTTAATGCCCTCGTAACGGAAAAACCTGTCGTTTTGATACCAACAAACCAGCGAGAGGGCTACTTCCCCACTAAGCCTGCCAAAAGGGTCGAGTTCCTTGGAAGACTGAAAGAGAAAGCCCTCGACCTCGGATACAGGAGGGTAATCCCCGACCTTATTCTCGAACACGTGCCCCACTTAGCGCGCTCAGTAACGGCCTTCCAGCTCTACCGCGAGAGAAACCCGGATGACGTGCTTTTGGCAGGAGTCGGGAACGTGGTCGAGCTTTACGACGCCGACAGCGCCGGGATGAACGCCCTCCTCGCGGGAATTGCGAAGGAACTCTCCATAAACCTCCTCCTCACAACCGAGGTCAGCGCTAAGGCTAAAGGCTCAGTGAGAGAACTTAGAAGAGCCATAGACATGAACCTCTTTGACCTGCCCAAGGATCTTGGTTTTGGCCTGCTAATCCTCAAGGAGAAGAGGGAGACAGAGTGGCGCTTCGAACCAGCCGGAGAGGTTGTTAAGGCGCGAGAAAGGCCCGTCGAGCTTGAGCCGGTCTACTTCCGCATCTGGCTGGAAGGCGGGAGGATATGGGTAAATGTCCACAGGAGCACTGAAACGGTTCTCACGATAGTCGGCGATGAGCCTAACGCGATAATCGACACGATTCTTGAGCGCTTCGAGATAAGTCCAAGGCACGCCTTTTACCTAGGCCGGGAGCTTGAGAGGGCTTATACGGCTCTAAAGCTGAGGAGGAGCTACACCCAGGAGGTCCAGCTTTTCGGGGAGTTCTACATGGACACCAAAACGGAGAAAGTATGA
- a CDS encoding TrpB-like pyridoxal phosphate-dependent enzyme: MKAVLPDSKIPKRWYNILPDLPEQLAPPLDPETDEPMEPEKLLRIFAGELVKQEMSTERYIEIPKKVRELYAKIGRPTPLFRATNLEKALGTPARIYFKYEGATVTGSHKINTALAQAYYAKEQGVERLVTETGAGQWGTALSLAGALLGLKVRVYMARASYQQKPYRKTIMRLYGAEIYPSPSDRTEVGRKFLAENPNHPGGLGIAISEAVEDVLRDEKARYALGSVLNHVLMHQTVIGLEAMEQMREFEGPDVIIGCVGGGSNFAGLTYPFVRDVLNGKADYEFIAVEPRAAPSMTRGIYKYDYGDSGGYTPKMKMHTLGHTYYVPPIHAGGLRYHGLAPTLSVLINHGVVKPVAYHQNEVFQAAELFAKTEGVIPAPESAHAIKGVIDRALEAKKEGREEVILFNLSGHGFLDLGGYEDYLDGKLQDYEPDYFPALEG, encoded by the coding sequence ATGAAAGCCGTTCTGCCGGATTCGAAGATACCAAAGAGGTGGTACAACATACTGCCCGACCTTCCGGAGCAGCTGGCACCGCCGCTCGATCCGGAAACCGACGAGCCAATGGAGCCGGAGAAGCTCCTCAGGATTTTCGCTGGGGAGCTGGTAAAGCAGGAAATGAGCACCGAAAGGTACATCGAAATCCCGAAGAAAGTCCGTGAGCTCTACGCAAAGATAGGTCGCCCAACCCCGCTCTTCCGCGCCACAAACCTTGAGAAAGCCCTTGGTACGCCGGCGAGGATTTACTTCAAATATGAGGGGGCAACCGTAACGGGGAGCCACAAGATAAACACTGCATTGGCACAGGCCTACTATGCAAAGGAGCAGGGCGTTGAGAGACTCGTCACCGAGACGGGAGCCGGTCAGTGGGGAACCGCTTTGAGCCTTGCCGGAGCCCTTCTCGGCCTCAAGGTGAGGGTCTACATGGCGAGGGCAAGCTACCAGCAGAAGCCCTACAGGAAGACCATAATGCGCCTCTACGGGGCCGAAATCTATCCGAGTCCAAGCGACAGGACGGAAGTTGGACGGAAGTTTCTGGCTGAGAACCCAAACCACCCAGGAGGCCTTGGAATAGCGATAAGCGAGGCTGTTGAGGACGTTCTTCGCGACGAGAAGGCTCGCTACGCCTTGGGAAGCGTTCTAAATCATGTGCTCATGCACCAGACGGTGATAGGCCTTGAAGCGATGGAACAGATGAGGGAGTTTGAGGGGCCTGACGTAATAATCGGCTGCGTCGGCGGCGGCAGCAACTTCGCGGGTCTGACTTACCCCTTCGTAAGGGACGTCCTGAACGGAAAAGCCGACTACGAGTTCATAGCGGTCGAGCCGAGAGCGGCTCCATCAATGACGAGGGGAATTTACAAGTACGACTACGGAGATTCAGGCGGCTACACACCTAAGATGAAGATGCACACCCTCGGCCACACCTACTACGTCCCACCAATACACGCTGGTGGTTTGCGCTACCACGGTTTAGCTCCAACGCTGAGCGTTCTGATAAACCATGGGGTAGTGAAGCCCGTAGCATATCACCAGAACGAGGTCTTCCAGGCAGCGGAGCTCTTCGCTAAAACGGAAGGGGTAATCCCGGCTCCGGAGAGCGCCCACGCAATCAAGGGAGTTATAGACCGCGCCCTAGAGGCAAAGAAAGAGGGCAGGGAGGAGGTCATCCTCTTCAACCTCAGTGGACACGGCTTCCTCGACCTCGGCGGTTATGAAGACTACCTCGATGGAAAGCTCCAGGACTACGAGCCGGACTACTTCCCGGCGCTTGAGGGGTGA
- a CDS encoding DUF3216 domain-containing protein gives MAVDVPEVEEVRELLEGLGEKELIKRLDSFVALNEGLESKRGKDFIRVSVLGFLEGLLVSLRKKYSGDTRIESLYEKVSARRRELDELFRKPAMQNLQ, from the coding sequence ATGGCCGTTGATGTTCCTGAGGTTGAGGAAGTCAGAGAGCTGCTCGAAGGGCTTGGGGAGAAAGAGCTTATCAAAAGGCTCGACTCATTCGTAGCGCTCAACGAAGGGCTGGAGAGCAAGAGGGGCAAGGACTTTATCAGAGTGTCGGTTCTGGGCTTCCTTGAGGGCCTTCTTGTAAGCCTGAGGAAGAAGTATTCTGGCGACACAAGAATTGAGAGTCTCTACGAGAAGGTGAGCGCGAGGAGACGGGAGCTGGACGAGCTCTTCAGGAAACCGGCGATGCAGAACCTTCAATGA
- a CDS encoding MBL fold metallo-hydrolase, translating into MKISSTEEFPRDIVPIEVPPHVVMLRGIGWDSNIYLVTDGGEALIIDTGTGVNWHVYTEIWERENYLEGVRKVIIFNTHEHFDHVGGNAVLKGWLEKRGISVLFAAHRVTADALERGNDYVILACHYGRRFEPQPVDLKLEEGDKLKVGSLELELLHTPGHTAGSSCLYLDDGRHKLMFTGDTIFKGTVGRTDFPTGNGWELRESLERLLQSDVDFGLPGHGGVIKVWKKNLIEVLGWLP; encoded by the coding sequence GTGAAGATAAGCTCCACCGAGGAGTTTCCGAGGGATATCGTTCCAATTGAGGTTCCCCCTCACGTTGTCATGCTCCGCGGGATAGGGTGGGACTCCAACATCTATTTAGTCACGGATGGGGGAGAAGCCCTCATAATCGACACTGGGACGGGTGTGAACTGGCATGTTTACACAGAAATCTGGGAGCGGGAGAATTATTTAGAGGGCGTGAGAAAAGTCATTATCTTTAACACCCACGAGCACTTCGACCATGTTGGCGGGAACGCGGTTTTGAAGGGCTGGCTCGAGAAAAGGGGAATCAGTGTTCTCTTTGCCGCCCACAGGGTAACGGCAGATGCCCTTGAGAGGGGAAACGACTACGTAATCCTTGCATGCCACTACGGGAGGAGGTTCGAGCCCCAGCCCGTCGACCTCAAGCTGGAAGAGGGGGACAAACTAAAAGTCGGCTCACTGGAGCTTGAACTCCTCCACACGCCCGGCCACACCGCCGGAAGCTCCTGTTTGTATCTCGACGACGGGAGGCATAAGCTCATGTTCACGGGAGATACAATCTTCAAGGGCACGGTTGGAAGGACTGACTTTCCAACAGGCAATGGCTGGGAGCTGAGGGAGAGCCTTGAGAGGCTCCTCCAGTCCGACGTTGACTTCGGCCTTCCAGGACACGGTGGGGTTATTAAGGTCTGGAAGAAGAACCTGATTGAGGTTCTGGGGTGGCTCCCATGA
- a CDS encoding M20/M25/M40 family metallo-hydrolase yields MKTERAKEILLRLLRIPSPSGHEDRVMLHIMELLHRLDYDVHIESDGEIIDLVVNPNADLFYEVHVDTIPVRAEPFVRGNIVYGTGSSDIKGGAAAILLMMENLKKEGKDLNVGVVFVSDEEMGGRGSALFMERYKPKMAVVLEPTDLEVHIAHAGNIEAYFEVDGKEAHGACPESGVNAIEETYKMLEEMKKLEPFKQKGKYFDPHIGIQELVCENPVYLIPALCRGRLEARLLPNQEVEDILDLLDPIFDEYTLKYEYTEIWDGYELDEDEKIVQLAKKAMEKTDVDEFGGMRSWTDAINFMYNGTKTIVFGPGNLDISHTKNEHIDVRDVVAASEFLKVLNEVYGNE; encoded by the coding sequence ATGAAGACTGAACGGGCGAAGGAGATACTCCTTCGGCTTTTGAGAATACCCTCCCCCTCGGGCCACGAGGACAGGGTGATGCTTCACATCATGGAGCTCCTCCACAGGCTGGACTACGACGTCCACATAGAGAGCGACGGCGAGATAATAGACCTCGTTGTGAACCCCAATGCAGACCTCTTCTACGAAGTCCACGTTGATACGATACCCGTTAGGGCAGAGCCCTTCGTGAGGGGGAACATCGTCTACGGAACAGGTTCGAGCGACATAAAGGGCGGCGCGGCCGCGATTCTCCTGATGATGGAGAACCTGAAGAAGGAAGGAAAGGACCTCAACGTTGGAGTGGTTTTCGTCAGCGACGAGGAAATGGGAGGAAGGGGAAGCGCCCTCTTCATGGAGCGCTACAAGCCCAAGATGGCGGTCGTTCTTGAGCCGACGGATCTGGAAGTCCACATCGCCCACGCCGGCAACATCGAGGCCTACTTCGAGGTCGATGGGAAAGAGGCGCATGGTGCCTGCCCCGAGAGCGGTGTCAACGCGATAGAGGAGACCTACAAGATGCTGGAGGAGATGAAGAAGCTCGAACCCTTCAAGCAGAAGGGGAAGTACTTCGACCCGCACATAGGCATCCAGGAGCTCGTCTGCGAGAACCCGGTCTACCTCATCCCAGCCCTCTGCAGAGGGAGGCTTGAGGCGCGCCTCCTTCCAAACCAGGAGGTTGAGGACATACTTGACCTCCTAGATCCGATATTCGATGAGTACACTCTGAAGTACGAGTACACCGAGATATGGGACGGCTACGAGCTCGACGAAGACGAGAAGATAGTTCAGCTGGCGAAGAAGGCGATGGAGAAGACCGATGTGGACGAGTTCGGCGGAATGAGGAGCTGGACAGACGCGATAAACTTCATGTACAACGGGACAAAGACGATAGTTTTTGGCCCGGGAAACCTCGACATATCCCACACGAAGAACGAGCACATAGACGTTAGGGACGTCGTTGCGGCGAGCGAGTTCCTCAAGGTGCTCAACGAAGTTTATGGTAACGAGTGA
- a CDS encoding DUF504 domain-containing protein: MRNGSVKEVLAKIKYDPRENEEDYYILIEHRGDYGSVKKIPMGLIELGHGYFFVGEAQIPYHRILKVVRKDGRVIWETRKDKRGVTR; the protein is encoded by the coding sequence ATGAGGAATGGCTCCGTCAAGGAAGTGCTGGCGAAGATAAAGTACGACCCTCGGGAGAATGAGGAGGATTACTACATCCTCATCGAGCACAGGGGAGATTACGGTAGCGTCAAGAAAATCCCCATGGGATTAATAGAGCTCGGCCACGGGTACTTCTTCGTGGGCGAAGCCCAGATACCGTACCACAGGATTCTGAAGGTCGTTAGAAAGGATGGAAGGGTCATCTGGGAAACGAGAAAGGATAAGAGGGGAGTTACTCGATGA